In one Streptomyces sp. NBC_00708 genomic region, the following are encoded:
- a CDS encoding acyl-CoA carboxylase subunit epsilon: MGDSGLAEPALRIERGRATEEELAALTVVLLALRADAGEQPESDPAGGFKRWSRQPAYRAPRSWQ, translated from the coding sequence ATGGGTGATTCGGGCCTGGCAGAGCCCGCGCTGCGCATCGAGCGCGGACGGGCCACCGAGGAGGAGCTGGCCGCGCTCACGGTGGTGCTGCTCGCGCTGCGGGCGGACGCCGGGGAGCAGCCGGAGAGCGACCCGGCCGGCGGCTTCAAGCGGTGGAGCCGACAGCCTGCCTACCGAGCTCCGCGCAGCTGGCAATGA
- a CDS encoding acyl-CoA carboxylase subunit beta, producing the protein MSMTTIAPATDQLEPADIRGRVAELHEIRAEAERGPNPKATEAQHAKGKLTARERIELLFDPGSFSEVEQLRRHRATGFGLEAKKPYTDGVITGWGTVEGRTVFVYAHDFRIFGGALGEAHATKIHKIMDMAISAGAPLVSLNDGAGARIQEGVSALAGYGGIFQRNTKASGVIPQISVMLGPCAGGAAYSPALTDFVFMVRETSQMFITGPDVVKAVTGEEITQNGLGGADVHAGTSGVAHFAYDDEETCIAEVRYLLSMLPQNNRENPPKAPTADPVDRRSDTLLDLVPVDGNRPYDMGKVIEELVDDGEYLEIHEHWARNIICALARVGGEVVGIVANQPQSLAGVLDIEASEKAARFVQLCDAFNIPIVTLLDVPGFLPGVDQEHGGIIRHGAKLLYAYCNATVPRISLILRKAYGGAYIVMDSQSIGADLTYAWPTNEIAVMGAEGAANVIFRRQIAEAEDPEAMRARMVKEYKTELMHPYYAAERGLVDDVIDPAETRSVLVRSLAMLHAKHADLPSRKHGNPPQ; encoded by the coding sequence ATGTCGATGACCACCATCGCCCCCGCGACCGACCAGCTCGAACCGGCCGACATCCGCGGCCGGGTGGCGGAGCTGCACGAGATCCGTGCGGAGGCGGAGCGGGGACCGAACCCCAAGGCGACCGAGGCGCAGCACGCCAAGGGCAAGCTGACCGCCCGCGAGCGCATAGAACTGCTCTTCGATCCGGGTTCGTTCAGTGAAGTGGAGCAGCTGCGGCGGCACCGGGCGACGGGTTTCGGCCTGGAGGCGAAGAAGCCGTACACCGACGGTGTCATCACCGGCTGGGGCACGGTGGAGGGCCGGACGGTGTTCGTGTACGCGCACGACTTCCGGATCTTCGGCGGCGCCCTGGGCGAGGCGCACGCGACGAAGATCCACAAGATCATGGACATGGCCATCTCGGCCGGTGCGCCGCTGGTGTCCCTGAACGACGGCGCCGGCGCCCGTATCCAGGAGGGTGTTTCGGCGCTCGCCGGGTACGGCGGGATCTTCCAGCGGAACACCAAGGCGTCCGGGGTGATTCCGCAGATCAGCGTGATGCTGGGGCCGTGCGCGGGCGGTGCGGCGTACTCGCCGGCGCTGACGGACTTCGTGTTCATGGTCCGTGAGACCTCGCAGATGTTCATCACCGGCCCCGACGTCGTGAAGGCGGTCACGGGCGAGGAGATCACGCAGAACGGCCTCGGCGGCGCGGACGTCCACGCGGGTACTTCAGGCGTGGCGCACTTCGCGTACGACGACGAGGAGACCTGCATCGCCGAGGTCCGCTACCTGCTCTCGATGCTCCCGCAGAACAACCGCGAGAACCCGCCGAAGGCACCGACCGCCGACCCGGTCGACCGCCGCTCCGACACCCTGCTCGACCTGGTCCCGGTGGACGGCAACCGCCCGTACGACATGGGCAAGGTCATCGAGGAACTGGTCGACGACGGCGAGTACCTGGAGATCCACGAGCACTGGGCGCGCAACATCATCTGCGCCCTGGCCCGGGTGGGCGGTGAGGTCGTCGGCATCGTCGCCAACCAGCCGCAGTCGCTCGCCGGGGTGCTGGACATCGAGGCGTCCGAGAAGGCCGCCCGCTTCGTCCAGCTGTGCGACGCCTTCAACATCCCGATCGTGACGCTGCTCGACGTCCCCGGCTTCCTGCCCGGTGTCGACCAGGAGCACGGCGGGATCATCCGGCACGGCGCCAAGCTGCTGTACGCGTACTGCAACGCGACGGTGCCGCGTATCTCGCTGATCCTGCGCAAGGCGTACGGCGGCGCGTACATCGTCATGGACTCGCAGTCGATCGGTGCGGACCTGACGTACGCCTGGCCCACCAACGAGATCGCGGTCATGGGCGCCGAGGGCGCCGCCAACGTCATCTTCCGCCGGCAGATCGCGGAGGCCGAGGACCCCGAGGCCATGCGCGCCCGCATGGTCAAGGAGTACAAGACCGAGCTGATGCACCCCTACTACGCCGCCGAGCGCGGGCTCGTCGACGACGTCATCGACCCGGCCGAGACCCGGTCGGTGCTCGTCAGGTCGCTGGCGATGCTGCACGCCAAGCACGCCGACCTGCCGTCCCGGAAGCACGGCAACCCGCCGCAGTAG
- a CDS encoding AfsR/SARP family transcriptional regulator: protein MDIDVLGALAVRENGVSITPTAPKPRQVLALLALNADRVVPVTDLIEELWGDSPPRSARTTLQTYVLQLRECIGRALDGQGDAKDVLMTLPGGYLLVSGADSDVRRFERLVGEGYRAMDAESFTEAAGRLGEALALWSGTALADVQHGPLLHTEVRRLEESRLCALDQRIEADLHLGRHRELLAELTVLTSRHPAHENLHAQFMVALARSGRRGEALQAYARLRTTLLRDQGLEPSPRLQRLQHSVQAAAAELPGVSLLAAG, encoded by the coding sequence TTGGACATCGACGTACTCGGAGCGCTTGCCGTGCGGGAGAACGGGGTGTCCATCACCCCCACCGCGCCGAAGCCGCGGCAGGTCCTGGCCCTGCTGGCGCTCAACGCCGACCGCGTCGTACCGGTCACCGATCTGATCGAGGAGCTGTGGGGCGACAGCCCGCCCCGCAGCGCCCGTACGACGCTGCAGACCTATGTGCTGCAACTGCGCGAGTGCATCGGCCGGGCCCTCGACGGGCAGGGCGACGCCAAGGACGTCCTGATGACCCTGCCGGGCGGCTACCTGCTCGTCTCCGGCGCCGACAGCGACGTACGCAGGTTCGAGCGGCTGGTGGGCGAGGGGTACCGGGCCATGGACGCCGAGTCCTTCACCGAGGCGGCCGGCCGGCTCGGTGAGGCGCTGGCACTGTGGAGCGGCACCGCGCTCGCCGACGTCCAGCACGGCCCGCTCCTGCACACCGAGGTCCGGCGCCTGGAGGAGAGCCGGCTGTGCGCGCTCGACCAGCGCATCGAGGCCGATCTGCACCTGGGCCGCCACCGCGAACTGCTCGCCGAACTGACCGTCCTGACCAGCCGCCACCCCGCCCACGAGAACCTCCACGCCCAGTTCATGGTGGCCCTCGCCCGCTCCGGCCGGCGCGGCGAAGCCCTCCAGGCGTACGCGCGGCTGCGCACCACGCTCCTGCGCGACCAGGGGCTCGAACCCTCGCCCCGCCTCCAGCGGCTCCAGCACTCGGTGCAGGCCGCGGCCGCCGAACTGCCGGGGGTCTCCCTGCTGGCCGCGGGCTGA
- a CDS encoding acyl carrier protein, with translation MTAAHRLPTHHLPQTPVADVLAEVTAILAGFSHVEAHAVDPGQTFAALGMDSLLNAQFLAMVNARYGTAVPADALYRYPTPQALAAHVAGLLGTEGTTTVVPEEPRPAVQVAPPGTGAVADALRRQLAAILGCAPDAIDATAPFTVLGLDSILAAQFVEGINRTWGLKEQSALFYTYQDLGSLTGYVERAATATAGGPAPAAFTAPRSTAEIEALLDAVRDGLIGVDQAAGLLDTRTV, from the coding sequence ATGACTGCCGCGCACCGGCTGCCCACGCACCACCTCCCGCAGACACCCGTCGCCGATGTGCTCGCCGAGGTCACCGCGATCCTCGCGGGCTTCTCGCACGTCGAGGCGCACGCCGTCGACCCCGGGCAGACCTTCGCGGCGCTGGGCATGGACTCGCTGCTGAACGCCCAGTTCCTCGCGATGGTGAACGCCCGCTACGGGACCGCCGTGCCGGCGGACGCCCTGTACCGCTACCCGACGCCGCAGGCCCTGGCCGCCCATGTGGCCGGCCTGCTCGGCACCGAGGGGACGACGACCGTCGTGCCCGAGGAGCCGCGCCCCGCCGTACAGGTGGCCCCGCCCGGTACCGGCGCCGTCGCCGATGCCCTGCGCAGGCAGCTCGCCGCCATCCTGGGCTGCGCGCCCGACGCGATCGACGCCACCGCCCCGTTCACCGTGCTCGGCCTCGACTCCATCCTGGCCGCGCAGTTCGTCGAGGGCATCAACCGGACCTGGGGCCTCAAGGAACAGTCCGCCCTCTTCTACACGTACCAGGACCTCGGCTCCCTGACGGGTTACGTGGAGCGCGCCGCCACCGCCACCGCCGGCGGCCCCGCCCCGGCGGCCTTCACCGCGCCCCGCTCCACGGCCGAGATCGAGGCCCTGCTCGACGCGGTCCGCGACGGCCTGATCGGCGTCGACCAGGCGGCCGGACTGCTCGACACCCGAACCGTCTGA
- a CDS encoding 4'-phosphopantetheinyl transferase superfamily protein, translating to MPADLQALAAGPDEEREPESAPVTLWLCPNDGLDPETARLLAGHWLDAKEQRTANKFLFERDRLQYLVAHTLVRRALALEAGHAEAELVIWRSARGRPFLRPATDRLSQESGVLDFNLSHAGGYNLLGIVRQARIGVDVERVDDRDQQAVATILNAVSAPERAWAEEPGPGRERDRRALRIWTLKEAYSKARGLGLGIPFDSFEFTLDDERGVLAFTPPADDGARPWRFAELEPVPGVLVAVAVPAAEGEAAVHLNLGFPWSRSAPQQFALPPPVGARVPAGRAA from the coding sequence GTGCCGGCTGACCTCCAGGCCCTCGCGGCCGGACCGGACGAGGAGCGGGAGCCGGAGTCCGCGCCCGTGACGCTGTGGCTGTGCCCCAACGACGGGCTGGACCCCGAGACGGCCAGGCTGCTCGCCGGGCACTGGCTGGACGCCAAGGAGCAGCGGACCGCGAACAAGTTCCTCTTTGAACGCGACCGGCTCCAGTACCTGGTCGCGCACACCCTCGTCCGGCGGGCCCTGGCGCTGGAGGCGGGTCACGCGGAGGCCGAACTCGTCATCTGGCGCTCGGCGCGCGGCCGGCCCTTCCTGCGGCCCGCCACCGACCGGCTCTCGCAGGAGAGCGGGGTGCTGGACTTCAACCTCTCCCACGCGGGCGGCTACAACCTGCTCGGCATCGTGCGCCAGGCCCGGATCGGTGTGGACGTCGAACGGGTCGACGACCGCGACCAGCAGGCCGTCGCCACGATCCTGAACGCCGTCTCCGCGCCGGAGCGCGCCTGGGCGGAGGAACCGGGTCCCGGTCGCGAACGCGACCGGCGGGCGCTGCGGATCTGGACGCTCAAGGAGGCGTACTCCAAGGCACGCGGACTGGGCCTCGGCATCCCCTTCGACAGCTTCGAGTTCACGCTGGACGACGAGCGCGGGGTGCTCGCCTTCACGCCGCCGGCCGACGACGGGGCCCGCCCCTGGCGGTTCGCCGAACTGGAGCCGGTGCCGGGGGTGCTGGTCGCGGTGGCCGTGCCCGCGGCGGAGGGGGAAGCGGCCGTCCACCTCAACCTCGGCTTCCCGTGGAGTAGGTCGGCCCCTCAGCAGTTCGCACTGCCGCCCCCCGTGGGCGCGCGCGTTCCGGCCGGCCGGGCCGCCTGA
- a CDS encoding AfsR/SARP family transcriptional regulator, translated as MRIQVLGPLSAEVDGGSIVPSAGKPRQILALLALYPGRVMPVPTLMEEIWSTAPPQSALTTLQTYILQLRRRLGTAMGTDAPGRAKDILATRHGGYLLQIPEESVDVHDYERLVREGQAAFETGDNAVSAARFKAALDLWQGGALVDVRIGPILDIEVRRLQESRLMTIERRVDSELRLGRHAELIAEMTELTARHPQHEGLHSQLMVALYRSGRQASALEAYRRLRMRLIEELGVEPSPQLQRLHQAMLAVDPQLDVLAGPRHTSTFDLFAA; from the coding sequence GTGAGGATTCAGGTTCTGGGTCCGTTGAGTGCCGAGGTCGACGGGGGATCCATCGTTCCGTCCGCGGGGAAACCGCGGCAGATTCTGGCGCTGCTCGCCCTCTACCCGGGGCGCGTCATGCCCGTGCCGACCCTGATGGAGGAGATCTGGTCGACGGCGCCGCCGCAGAGCGCGCTGACCACCCTGCAGACGTACATCCTTCAGCTGCGCAGACGGCTGGGCACGGCGATGGGCACCGACGCCCCCGGCCGCGCCAAGGACATCCTCGCCACCCGGCACGGCGGGTATCTGCTGCAGATCCCCGAGGAGTCGGTCGATGTGCACGATTACGAGCGTCTGGTCCGTGAGGGGCAGGCGGCCTTCGAGACCGGGGACAACGCTGTCTCGGCGGCCCGGTTCAAGGCGGCGCTGGACCTGTGGCAGGGCGGGGCGCTCGTGGACGTGCGGATCGGCCCGATCCTCGACATCGAGGTCCGCAGGCTCCAGGAGAGCCGGCTGATGACGATCGAGCGGCGCGTGGACTCCGAGCTGCGGCTCGGCCGGCACGCGGAACTCATCGCGGAGATGACCGAGCTGACGGCACGTCACCCGCAGCACGAGGGCCTGCACTCGCAGCTGATGGTGGCCCTGTACCGCTCGGGGCGGCAGGCGTCGGCGCTGGAGGCCTACCGGCGCCTGCGGATGCGGCTCATCGAGGAGCTGGGCGTGGAGCCCTCTCCGCAGCTCCAGCGGCTGCACCAGGCCATGCTGGCGGTGGACCCGCAGCTCGACGTACTGGCGGGCCCGCGGCACACGTCGACGTTCGATCTGTTCGCCGCGTGA
- a CDS encoding long-chain fatty acid--CoA ligase, with amino-acid sequence MAVLRHLDRPLDGLLRRAAERYGDRPAVTTPAGTLTFAGLDREADRIAHGIRRTARRSEGAVVAACTLDAVFPAVYFGAVRSGLVLALADPAAGPGALRDLCARAGAGFAFLPAPAAERLAGEPGCPHTVVATDGPGGGGSVPLKVLLDAGAGPALPSAFTDADAVACVQRVAHATAGVRELRLSHRNLLANAAQTAIAHRLDADSLVVNHMQAYHPSLLAAAVHAGAEQVLVADPDPCAGMTVSRSLGATHYYGFPARLARLTDDERFADHGALPPAGRLRALFSDGTALEPGIARRLRDTLGVPVLQGYGVGGLAALSHAQAPGSLPERGAAGAPLPGTECRVVDAVSGVPAPVWTDGEVEIRGPQVPSGRPDGWLATGDRGYLDLDGELHLVTRKTPAYA; translated from the coding sequence GTGGCCGTGCTCAGACACCTGGACCGTCCGCTGGACGGTCTCCTGCGCCGGGCCGCGGAGCGGTACGGGGACCGCCCGGCCGTCACCACCCCGGCCGGCACCCTGACCTTCGCCGGCCTGGACCGTGAGGCGGACCGGATCGCCCACGGCATCCGGCGCACCGCGCGCCGGTCCGAAGGGGCCGTGGTCGCCGCCTGCACCCTGGACGCGGTCTTTCCCGCCGTGTACTTCGGCGCGGTGCGCAGCGGCCTGGTGCTCGCCCTGGCCGACCCGGCGGCGGGCCCCGGGGCCCTGCGCGACCTGTGCGCGCGGGCCGGGGCCGGGTTCGCGTTCCTGCCCGCCCCGGCGGCCGAGCGGCTGGCCGGGGAGCCCGGGTGCCCGCACACCGTGGTCGCCACGGACGGGCCGGGCGGGGGCGGGAGCGTCCCGCTGAAGGTGCTGCTGGACGCCGGCGCCGGGCCCGCGCTGCCGTCCGCCTTCACCGACGCCGACGCGGTCGCCTGCGTCCAGCGCGTCGCGCACGCCACGGCGGGCGTACGGGAGTTGCGCCTGAGCCACCGCAATCTGCTGGCCAACGCCGCCCAGACCGCCATCGCCCACCGGCTCGACGCCGACAGCCTCGTGGTCAACCACATGCAGGCGTACCACCCCTCCCTGCTGGCGGCGGCCGTGCACGCCGGGGCCGAACAGGTCCTGGTCGCCGACCCGGACCCGTGCGCGGGCATGACCGTCAGCCGGAGCCTGGGCGCCACCCACTACTACGGCTTCCCGGCCAGGCTGGCCCGGCTGACCGACGACGAACGCTTCGCCGATCACGGCGCGCTGCCCCCCGCGGGCCGGCTGCGCGCCCTGTTCTCGGACGGCACCGCGCTGGAACCCGGCATCGCCCGCAGGCTGCGGGACACCCTGGGGGTGCCGGTCCTCCAGGGCTACGGGGTCGGCGGTCTCGCCGCCCTTTCGCACGCCCAGGCCCCCGGCTCGCTGCCGGAGCGCGGGGCGGCGGGGGCGCCGCTGCCCGGCACCGAGTGCCGGGTCGTCGACGCGGTGAGTGGGGTACCGGCGCCGGTGTGGACCGACGGCGAGGTGGAGATACGCGGACCGCAGGTGCCGTCCGGGCGCCCCGACGGCTGGCTCGCCACGGGGGACCGGGGCTACCTGGACCTCGACGGCGAACTGCATCTGGTGACCCGTAAGACACCCGCGTACGCCTGA
- a CDS encoding DUF1772 domain-containing protein codes for MEALLQTLAVVATMANAVVYGTDIFSALVQRPAMAHVDDRVLTNTMGQIHRFGDQRMPVPGVFGLVATVGTAVVAGVDGKAVPAVAAGIAALALVVWLAVYNKISAPVNKELTDAALDCRTAPDARGLQRTWDSVINARVALQAVALGGMCVALMGV; via the coding sequence ATGGAAGCGCTCCTGCAAACGCTGGCCGTGGTGGCCACCATGGCCAACGCCGTGGTGTACGGCACCGACATCTTCTCCGCCCTCGTGCAGCGGCCCGCCATGGCCCACGTCGACGACCGGGTCCTCACGAACACCATGGGCCAGATCCACCGCTTCGGGGACCAGCGGATGCCGGTCCCCGGTGTCTTCGGCCTCGTCGCGACCGTCGGCACGGCGGTCGTCGCCGGCGTCGACGGCAAGGCCGTACCGGCCGTCGCGGCGGGCATCGCGGCCCTGGCCCTGGTGGTCTGGCTGGCCGTCTACAACAAGATCAGCGCCCCGGTGAACAAGGAGCTGACCGACGCCGCCCTGGACTGCCGCACCGCCCCCGACGCCCGCGGCCTGCAACGCACCTGGGACAGCGTCATCAACGCCCGGGTCGCCCTCCAGGCCGTCGCCCTGGGCGGCATGTGCGTGGCCCTCATGGGCGTCTGA
- a CDS encoding FAD-dependent monooxygenase, protein MAKGRARRILIAGGGIGGLAAALALQRRGFEVVVFERADSLRDGGAGLHIWSNGVLALDYLGLAEQVLEVAPVQHTAHFTTARGDVLGAWPVGDFIERYGAPTIAVERSVLHGVLRDALEGSPLRTGAQVVSFDQDADGVTVHFADGGSERGDLLIGADGIHGAVRDCMFGPARNRFSGYIAWRGRAPMEHADIPPGTFNAIFGPGTRFTYYDVAPGLVHWMSVANGAPGGRDGAGVRDMLLRRHEGWAGPVADILRATPEDWILRGDVEGRKPEKQWGKDRVTLLGDAAHPITFNIGQGACQALEDALVLAEYLAEDNDSVAALRRYEEERRKRTGPLQNIAWMIGKMGAVKNPLLIKAREAFMRKNWNTRAFTAAEKDQVAYGLRWAKKDRAPVTGRAD, encoded by the coding sequence ATGGCCAAAGGACGTGCCCGTCGCATACTCATCGCCGGCGGAGGGATCGGCGGACTCGCCGCCGCCCTCGCCCTCCAGCGCAGGGGCTTCGAAGTCGTCGTGTTCGAGCGGGCGGACTCACTGCGCGACGGCGGCGCCGGCCTCCACATCTGGAGCAACGGCGTGCTCGCCCTGGACTACCTGGGCCTGGCCGAACAGGTCCTGGAGGTCGCCCCCGTCCAGCACACCGCCCACTTCACCACCGCCCGCGGCGACGTCCTCGGCGCCTGGCCCGTCGGCGACTTCATCGAGCGCTACGGCGCCCCCACCATCGCCGTCGAACGCTCCGTCCTGCACGGCGTGCTGCGCGACGCGCTGGAGGGCTCCCCGCTGCGCACCGGCGCCCAGGTCGTTTCCTTCGACCAGGACGCGGACGGCGTCACCGTGCACTTCGCGGACGGCGGCAGCGAGCGCGGCGACCTCCTGATCGGCGCCGACGGCATCCACGGGGCCGTGCGCGACTGCATGTTCGGGCCCGCGCGCAACCGGTTCAGCGGCTACATCGCCTGGCGCGGCCGGGCCCCGATGGAGCACGCGGACATCCCGCCCGGCACGTTCAACGCGATCTTCGGGCCCGGCACCCGCTTCACGTACTACGACGTCGCGCCCGGCCTCGTCCACTGGATGAGCGTGGCCAACGGGGCACCCGGCGGGCGCGACGGCGCCGGGGTCCGCGACATGCTGCTGCGCCGCCACGAGGGCTGGGCCGGCCCGGTCGCCGACATCCTGCGCGCCACCCCGGAGGACTGGATCCTGCGCGGCGACGTCGAGGGCCGCAAGCCCGAGAAGCAGTGGGGCAAGGACCGGGTCACCCTCCTCGGGGACGCCGCCCACCCCATCACCTTCAACATCGGCCAGGGCGCCTGCCAGGCCCTGGAGGACGCGCTCGTCCTCGCCGAATACCTCGCCGAGGACAACGACTCGGTCGCCGCGCTGCGCCGGTACGAGGAGGAGCGGCGGAAGCGCACCGGGCCGCTCCAGAACATCGCCTGGATGATCGGCAAGATGGGCGCCGTCAAGAACCCGCTGCTGATCAAGGCGCGCGAGGCGTTCATGCGCAAGAACTGGAACACCCGCGCCTTCACCGCCGCCGAGAAGGACCAGGTGGCCTACGGGCTGCGCTGGGCGAAGAAGGACCGGGCGCCGGTCACCGGCCGCGCCGACTAG
- a CDS encoding TetR/AcrR family transcriptional regulator, whose translation MVRMSAQERREVVVRAAVVEFARGGYHGTSTETIARRSGVSQPYVFRLFPGKQALFLAAATRCLAQITARLVCAAEGLSGEDARRAMANAYTRVIVKEPENLLMQMQVYAAAAAAEADGDHAFAEAVREPWQELWDAVHVTTGADMTGTTTFVARGMLVNTLVSLGFPAGHRVWNGLDPSAGIRALEGFADGARTGKAGSGAHGDGPAGGDAAGPS comes from the coding sequence ATGGTCAGGATGAGTGCGCAGGAGAGGCGTGAGGTCGTCGTACGGGCGGCGGTGGTGGAGTTCGCCAGGGGCGGCTACCACGGCACGTCGACGGAGACGATCGCGCGGCGCTCGGGGGTCTCGCAGCCGTATGTGTTCCGGCTGTTCCCGGGCAAGCAGGCGCTGTTCCTGGCCGCCGCGACGCGCTGCCTGGCGCAGATCACGGCGCGGCTGGTGTGCGCGGCGGAGGGCCTGTCCGGCGAGGACGCGCGGCGCGCGATGGCCAACGCGTACACCCGGGTCATCGTCAAGGAGCCGGAGAACCTGCTGATGCAGATGCAGGTGTACGCCGCCGCTGCCGCGGCGGAGGCAGACGGGGACCACGCCTTCGCGGAGGCGGTCCGGGAGCCCTGGCAGGAGCTGTGGGACGCGGTGCACGTGACGACGGGCGCGGACATGACGGGCACCACGACGTTCGTAGCGCGCGGGATGCTCGTCAACACCCTGGTGTCGCTGGGCTTCCCGGCCGGGCACCGGGTCTGGAACGGCCTCGACCCGTCGGCCGGCATCCGCGCGCTGGAGGGGTTCGCGGACGGGGCGCGTACGGGGAAGGCGGGATCCGGCGCACACGGCGACGGGCCCGCCGGAGGGGATGCGGCGGGCCCGTCGTGA
- the fabD gene encoding ACP S-malonyltransferase, which translates to MSDNLFTMFPGQGSQRAGMAAHLLRDHPHTAGRVLAHAQQATGLPLTELCSTAAAEDLEPTEIAQPAIVATSLAVYQVLHEETGFVPGAVAGHSLGEYTALVVGGVLAADDALRLVRRRGELMAGVSQRVSGAMAALMGLAPERIDEICAEASPLGVVEVANYNEAGQTVVSGQDGAVAEAMRLALEAGAERAVALKVSAPFHCSLMRVIEDEFAAELARVTFRSPRLPVYSSVTGTLVRDGAHARDLLRRQLAGPVRWVDVLAGAAQTVPDGYLEVGPGRVLSGFAKRTAPGADVRSTNDARRITTLLRDLSQEITTAAAA; encoded by the coding sequence ATGAGCGACAACCTCTTCACGATGTTTCCCGGACAGGGATCACAGCGCGCCGGCATGGCCGCCCATCTGCTTCGCGACCACCCGCACACCGCGGGCCGCGTCCTCGCCCACGCGCAGCAGGCCACCGGACTGCCCCTGACGGAGCTGTGCTCCACCGCGGCGGCCGAGGACCTGGAGCCGACCGAGATCGCCCAGCCCGCCATCGTCGCCACCAGCCTCGCCGTGTACCAGGTGCTCCACGAGGAGACCGGCTTCGTGCCCGGCGCGGTCGCCGGGCACAGCCTCGGCGAGTACACCGCCCTCGTCGTCGGCGGGGTTCTCGCCGCCGACGACGCGCTGCGCCTGGTGCGCCGGCGCGGTGAGCTGATGGCCGGTGTCTCGCAGCGGGTCTCCGGCGCCATGGCCGCGCTCATGGGCCTCGCGCCGGAACGGATCGACGAGATCTGCGCCGAGGCCTCCCCGCTCGGCGTGGTGGAGGTCGCCAACTACAACGAGGCCGGCCAGACGGTCGTCTCCGGACAGGACGGGGCCGTCGCCGAGGCGATGCGGCTCGCCCTGGAGGCCGGAGCCGAACGCGCCGTGGCGCTCAAGGTCTCGGCCCCCTTCCACTGCTCCCTCATGCGTGTCATCGAGGACGAGTTCGCCGCCGAGCTGGCCCGGGTCACCTTCCGGTCACCCCGGCTCCCGGTGTACAGCTCGGTGACCGGCACCCTGGTGCGCGACGGCGCCCACGCCCGCGATCTGCTGCGCCGCCAGCTGGCCGGCCCGGTGCGCTGGGTCGACGTACTCGCCGGCGCCGCGCAGACCGTCCCGGACGGCTATCTGGAGGTCGGACCCGGCCGGGTGCTCAGCGGCTTCGCCAAGCGGACCGCGCCCGGCGCCGACGTGCGCAGCACCAACGACGCGCGCCGCATCACCACCCTCCTGCGCGACCTGAGCCAGGAGATCACCACGGCGGCCGCCGCCTAG
- a CDS encoding acyl carrier protein — protein MIPTTTDYLSAVQAAVADALGIDEDEAVPEATLLGELGAESIDLLDILFRLERTTKVKITVADIADLLQGGIPDEEFGDENEVVNDTGLTHLEKVLPQFDRAQLSEPLTAEGVLGLFTVQNLTDLLTERAKAAEAA, from the coding sequence TTGATTCCCACGACGACCGACTACCTCTCCGCGGTCCAGGCCGCCGTCGCCGACGCCCTCGGCATCGACGAGGACGAGGCCGTTCCCGAGGCGACCCTGCTGGGCGAGCTGGGCGCGGAGTCGATCGACCTGCTCGACATCCTCTTCCGGCTGGAGCGCACCACCAAGGTGAAGATCACCGTGGCCGACATCGCGGACCTGCTCCAGGGCGGCATCCCCGACGAGGAGTTCGGTGACGAGAACGAGGTCGTCAACGACACCGGCCTGACCCACCTGGAGAAGGTGCTGCCGCAGTTCGACCGCGCCCAGCTCTCCGAGCCGCTGACGGCCGAGGGCGTGCTCGGACTCTTCACCGTCCAGAACCTCACCGACCTGCTCACCGAGCGGGCGAAGGCCGCCGAGGCCGCCTGA